Genomic DNA from Haloarcula marina:
GTTGAAGCCCAGCGTCTCGCCCGCCGCTTCCCAGTACTCCGGGCCGACGCAGTAGTAGTCGGCGTCTCGCGCCCCCGAGATGCGCTCGTAGCGGCGCTCGAACTCTTCGCGGCGGGTCTCGATATGTGTCTGAGCGCGCTCCAGTAGGTCGGGGAGGCGGTCCAGCGGGACGCTGGCCTGCGTCCCGGCCAGCAGAACGAGTTGGGCCTCGATGGGATGGTCGCCCATCGCTACCCGCCGGCACGCATCGCCTTCTGGGCGAACCGCTCGACCACCGAGTCCAGCGTCTCCGCCTCGCCCTCGAAGACGACAGTCACCTCGGTCAGTTCGATGGTCGGGCCGATGCCGACCTTCTCGGCGGAGAGGTCCGCCCGCCAGTCGTCGGCGACGACGGTGGTTTCGTCGCGTTCCTCGCCACCCAGGCCCGTCAGGTAGTGACGGGCCAGTCGCATCGAGATGCCACGAAAGCGCCGCTCGCGTCGGCTCATCCCGGGCGGATGCCGTCGTCGACGATGCGGGCGTTTCGCTCGCGGCCGATGCGGTCGGCGAGGTCGGCGTGGTCGTATATCTGCTGGATAATCGACGCCAGCAGGTCCCGCCACGCCATCGCGTAGATGGGCGATTGGCCCCACGCGCGCAGTTCGACGACGTATTCGTCGTATGCCTCCCAGCGCTGTTCGAAGTACTCGACGAGGTCCACGACGGCGCTCGCGGGGTCGTCACTGTCGAGCGCCGCGTTCACGTCGGTCTCCCACCCGGCGACGGCCCGTTGGATGTCCTGTTTCGCGTCCTCGCCGTCGGCGGGCAGAGCGTCGACGATGGCCGACGGAATGCCCAGTTCGATGTCTTCCATACCCGCTACTGGGGCCGCGGGCAATTAAAATCGGTCCCGCCCGAACGTGTTCGCACCCACCGTCTTAGCCACGCTTGCCGTAGTCCTCCGCATGAGTGGGACGACTCAAACGGCCGCCGAGCGAACGCAGACGACCGTCGAGGTGCACTGCACGGGCCACGTCAGGGGCGTGGTCGGAGAACCGTACGTCGAATTCACCTTCGAAGGCACGACGCTCAGAGCGTTCCTCGACGCGTTCTGTGCGCGCTACGACGTCGCCGACCTCCTCATCGCCGAGACTGAGTCCGACGCCGCGACGACGGGGTGGGCCCCGGAACTGGAGTCGCTACCCGGGACGTGGGAGAAGAACCCCGAGGGTGACCAGACCCGCTGTTACGCCCGCGTCACCGTCGACGGGCAGTTCAACGAGTGTCTGGCCGGCCTCGACACCGAACTCGACGGCGGCGAGCGAATCGGCCTCCTGTACCCGTTCATCTTCTGCTGTTAGCCGCCAGCGACGGGCGGGAACACGCTGAGTTCGTCGCCGTCTTCGAGCGTCGTCTCCAGTCCGTCCAGATGCTCGATGTCCTGCCCGTTGCGCAGGATGGTCAGGTACTGCCGTAGTTCGTCGTCGGACTCGAAGAGGTCCATCTCGGGGAATTCCTCGGGCAGCGACCGCAGGATGTCGCCCGCCCGCGCGTCGTCGTCGAACTCCCGGTGGAGAATCTTCTGCCCGACGGCCGCACGGAAGTTCGCGAAGAAGCGCAACTCGATTTCCATACCGGGAGCCTAGGGCCAGCGGCGTATAGACGTTTGTGGCGGACTGGCGGTGGAGCCGTCACTCGAGGGCCGACGAGGGAAGTCCCGGTTCAACCTACGACGGAACGACGGTAATCGTCATTCCGCGGTCGATTGCTCGCTCCAGCCCCTCCACCTTTTTCCCGCTCGGGTGGCCTACGGCCACCGCTCACGGCAACAACGTGGGCGAAAAAGACCGAACTCGCGGCGCGGCCGCGAGTTCGGTAGGACCTCGGTTTCCGCTAACCGAACCGTACGGTCTACGACGGGACGACGGTAATCGTCATTCCGCGGTCGATTGCTCGCTCCAGTTCCTCGGCGATGCCCGACCCGCGGGAGACCTGAATCTCGCCGCCGCGGGAGACGGTGGCGGTAAAGAGGTACTCGCCGTCGGCCTGCACCTCGACGGTGTCGCCCGCATGGCCGTCGAGCGGGACGATGACGTGCCGCGAGGTCACTTCGGGCGTGACGATTTCGCCCGGCTTGCCGCCGCTGTCGGTCTCCGGGCCGCCGGAGGGGCCGGTCGGTCGGTCGGCGAAGGTCCGCACGTCGATGTCGATACCGAGGCGGTTCTCCACGTCGGAGATACGGCCGCCGCCCTTCCCGATAACCTGCGAGATATCGTCGTCATCGACCCACACGACGGCGGTGTTGGGGCCGCGGAGTTCGACTTCGACGTGGCCGCGGGCGATGGAGCGAATCTCGCGTTCGACCTCCTGTTTCGCGAGGCGGTCGACGCCCGAATCCGGTTCGTCCTCGTCCTCGTTCAGCGGGACGGTGACGACCTGCCGGTTGAACGTGTAGATTTCGTACTCGGGGCGGCCGGTCTCGAAGTCCTTGACGACGATGACCGGGCGCGCGAGGTCCTCCTCCATGAGGCCCTGCGGGACCTTCACCTCCGTCGAAACGTCGTACACCGTGTGGACCTCACCGGCCTCGATGTAGACGACGGTGTCGACGATTTGCGGGATGAGGCCCAACTCGACGCGGCCGATGAGTCGCTGGAGGGCGTCGACGGCCCGCGTTGCGTGGACGACGCCGACCATTCCGACGCCCGCCATCCGCATGTCGGCGAACACCTCGAAGTCGTCGGTCTTGCGAACCTCGTCGTAGATGGTGTAGTCCGGCCGGACCATCAGCAGCGAGTCGGCCGTCTTCTCCATCGACCCGCCCAGCGCGGTGTACTGGGTGATGTTCGGGCCGACCTGCAGGTCCCGCGGTTTCTCCATCGTCTTCACCGAGTAGTCGGCGTCGACGAGGAACTCCCCGACGGCCTGTGCGAACGTCGACTTCCCGGCCCCGGGCGACCCGGAGATGAGGACGCCGCGCTGGTGTTCGGTGAATCGCTCGCGGAGTTCGTCGGCGTGGTCGTAGTCGTCTAAGTCGGTCTTGACGATGGGTCGCACCGCCGTAATCTCCATCGCGTCCGAGAACGGCGGTCGGGCGATGGCGATACGCAGGTCCCGGAACTGCACGATGTCCATCCCCGGTTCGGAGAGTTCGAAGAAGCCGTCGGGCGAGGACCGGGCCGCGTCCTCGATGTCGTCGGCGTACTGCCGCAGTTCCGACTCGGTGGCGATGTCGTCCCGAATCGGCTGATAGTGCATGTCGCCGATAGAGCCCTTCTTCGCGTAGGGCTTGACGCCCACCTTCAGGTGGAGGCTCATCGTCGACTCGTCGAAGAAATTCTCTATCTGGAGGCGCTCCACGTCGCGACCCCGCGGTTCGATGTACTCGACTTTCAGCCCCTTCGCGCGGGCGACCTCTGCCTGTACGTCGTCGCTGGTGACGAGCGTCGCCCCCCGATTCTGGGCCACGTCGCGGATGAGCGCGTCTATCTCGCCCTCGCCCGCGTCGCGTTTCTCGACGGCGTCGGGGCGGCGGCCGACGTACTCCAGGTCGACGGTGCCCTCGTCGGCGAGGTCGACGAGGCGCTGGAGTTCTTCCAGTCCCTCCCACCCGGTGTCGCGACCGTCGTTGGCCTGTGCTTCGAGTTCGCCGACGACGGCCTCGGGGACGATGACCGTCGCGCCAGCGAATCCCATGCCGTCCGCCTCTCCCTCGGGAGCGGCGTCGGCCGCTATCTGGGCGGACACGCGGCCGTCGATGACCACGCTCGTGTCCGGTACGATTTCCATACGCGGAATACGTCACCGTCGAGTGATAAGGCTCCTGATGCCCGCGCTAGCGAGTGGCGTGCTAGCCGCGATT
This window encodes:
- a CDS encoding ubiquitin-like small modifier protein 1; the protein is MEIELRFFANFRAAVGQKILHREFDDDARAGDILRSLPEEFPEMDLFESDDELRQYLTILRNGQDIEHLDGLETTLEDGDELSVFPPVAGG
- a CDS encoding PINc/VapC family ATPase, producing MEIVPDTSVVIDGRVSAQIAADAAPEGEADGMGFAGATVIVPEAVVGELEAQANDGRDTGWEGLEELQRLVDLADEGTVDLEYVGRRPDAVEKRDAGEGEIDALIRDVAQNRGATLVTSDDVQAEVARAKGLKVEYIEPRGRDVERLQIENFFDESTMSLHLKVGVKPYAKKGSIGDMHYQPIRDDIATESELRQYADDIEDAARSSPDGFFELSEPGMDIVQFRDLRIAIARPPFSDAMEITAVRPIVKTDLDDYDHADELRERFTEHQRGVLISGSPGAGKSTFAQAVGEFLVDADYSVKTMEKPRDLQVGPNITQYTALGGSMEKTADSLLMVRPDYTIYDEVRKTDDFEVFADMRMAGVGMVGVVHATRAVDALQRLIGRVELGLIPQIVDTVVYIEAGEVHTVYDVSTEVKVPQGLMEEDLARPVIVVKDFETGRPEYEIYTFNRQVVTVPLNEDEDEPDSGVDRLAKQEVEREIRSIARGHVEVELRGPNTAVVWVDDDDISQVIGKGGGRISDVENRLGIDIDVRTFADRPTGPSGGPETDSGGKPGEIVTPEVTSRHVIVPLDGHAGDTVEVQADGEYLFTATVSRGGEIQVSRGSGIAEELERAIDRGMTITVVPS
- a CDS encoding pterin cluster protein, with protein sequence MSGTTQTAAERTQTTVEVHCTGHVRGVVGEPYVEFTFEGTTLRAFLDAFCARYDVADLLIAETESDAATTGWAPELESLPGTWEKNPEGDQTRCYARVTVDGQFNECLAGLDTELDGGERIGLLYPFIFCC